Part of the Paroedura picta isolate Pp20150507F chromosome 3, Ppicta_v3.0, whole genome shotgun sequence genome is shown below.
ATAGCACTTCTGTACTGCTGCACTTTGAGGAAGTGTGATGTTGGCAATATGCTGGAAACCCAGAAAATAGCTTACTGTTCTTGTGGTGCAGATCAGTCAATAAATAAAGCCATGAATAAAGCCACAAAACCCTGACACTGATTCTCTGGCAATTTGTTCCTGGGTTCTGGACTGGTCCCACCTAGTTCTAGCCTCCTGTTCCTTTCCTACCATCCTTtctacaataatattaacaatatacagtcaagtcatagctgacagtgactttcatagaatcatagaatcatagagttggaagggatctcctgggtcatctagtccaaccttatGCACTAttcgggacactcacaaccctctcgctcatccagtgtcacctgccacccccttggaccttcacagaatcagccttcatgtggctatccagccttcttccaaatgtttagaccgaatttcttttgcattaatttcctcccgttggatctggtccgtccctctggggcaagagagaacaactcttctccatcctctatataacatccttttaaatacttgaagatggttatcagagtccttctcagttgcctcctctccaggctaaacagaccaagctccccgagCCTTTTctcatacgccttggtctccaaacccctcaccatctttgttgccctactctggacacgctccagtttgtcgacatccctcttcaactgtggtgcccaaaactgaacacaggactccaagtgaggccgaaccagagcagaataaactTTAGCAAGGGGTTTTCTAGGCCAGCGAGAAGACGAGGTAGTTGGCCACAgtcttcctctgcaaagtttTTCTTGGTAGCTTCTCTTCTAAGCACTGACCCTCCTTCGCATGTGAGATCAGATGACATCAGGTATTTCCCTGCTACCTTCATTTCCCAGTAATATTATAGTACAATAAGTCTTATACTGAAGAGTGTCACACATGGCTGAAGCAGAGTAGAACAGGGATCAATGttcaaacagcatttcccccGACATCTGATCAAAGGCAAAGTTATATAGTAAAGAAATCTCAATATCTACACATGCTTCATACCAGCCAAGTTCTGTATTAATTACATTAATTACAGCATACCAGATTTTAGGAAATATATAAATACCAAAGAATAGAACTCAATAACGTACTTTGAAATTTTAACGCTCTACCAGTGACATTTATTAATCAccctattctctcccccccccctgcagatggAACAAGGCAGAGAAGGTTATGGGGACTCCAAATCAAACAACAGTGACTGAATTCATCTTGATCGGGTTCTCTGGCCACCCGCAAACCCAGGCtgtgttgttttcatttttctcagTGGTGTACCTCATAAGCACTTTTGGGAATGGGCTCATGGTCGTCTTGATCATTGCGGACTCCCACCTTCATTCACCCATGTATTTCTTTCTTGGCACCCTCTGCTCAGTAGATTTCGTCATTTCCAACAACGCCCTTCCTGAAATCCTGATCAACTGCTTCTTTTACATGCCCACCATCTCCTTCTACAGATGCCTGGTTCAGATGTACGTTGGACTCTTATTCATTGTAATGGAATGCGTCCTTCTGGCCGTCATGGCCTACGACCGCTTTGCGGCGATATGCCGGCCACTCCACTATACGCAGATCATGAGCTGGAGATTTTGCAGTGGTTTAGTGTCTTTATCTGTAATTCTTGCCTTACTGAATATGTTGATCAACATACTGTTGCGGCCAACTGACTTCTGTGGACGAAATGTCATTAACCAT
Proteins encoded:
- the LOC143831225 gene encoding olfactory receptor 13H1-like is translated as MGTPNQTTVTEFILIGFSGHPQTQAVLFSFFSVVYLISTFGNGLMVVLIIADSHLHSPMYFFLGTLCSVDFVISNNALPEILINCFFYMPTISFYRCLVQMYVGLLFIVMECVLLAVMAYDRFAAICRPLHYTQIMSWRFCSGLVSLSVILALLNMLINILLRPTDFCGRNVINHLACELQTFLKLACSDTRISELYVQLSTLILVVSPFGFIALTYGRIGSAVLGIRSTQGRKKAFSTCSSHLTVVTIFYGTIIIMYLRPQPKSSSDEEKVIALLYGVLTSMLNPLIYSLRNRDVKRAFSSVFVRKISE